The genomic DNA AATCTCAAGGTTAGCTACGATTTCTCCGAGGAGCAGGCCGAAGCTATTGTGACCTTGCAACTCTATCGTCTAACCAATACGGACATCGTTACGCTGGAAAATGAAGAAGCAGCCTTGCGCGAGCAGATTCAAACTCTGGCAGCCATTATCGGTGACGAGCGCACCATGTTTAACCTGATGAAAAAGGAACTCCGTGACATCAAAAAACAATTCGCCACTCCGCGTCTGAGTGAGTTGCAAGACCAGGCTGAAACCATTGAAATCAACACAGCCAGTCTAATTGTCGAGGAAGAAACCTTTGTCAGCGTGACCAAGGCAGGTTATATCAAACGGACTAGTCCGAGATCCTTCAACGCGTCAACAGTAGAAGAAATGGGCAAACGAGATGATGACCTGTTGGTATTTCTAGCTCCAGCCAAGACGACTCAGCACCTCTTGCTCTTTACCAATCTAGGAAATGTCATCTACCGGCCGGTACACGAGTTGACCGACATCCGTTGGAAAGATATCGGCGAGCACCTCAGTCAATCTCTGACCAACTTTGAAACCAATGAGGAGATTATTTATGCTGAGCTGGTTGACAATTTTGATCAGGGTACTTATTTCGCGGCCACAAAATTAGGACAAATCAAGCGTGTGGAGCGTAAGGAATTTACTCCTTGGAGAACCTATAAATCCAAGTCAACTAGGTATGCCAAACTCAAAGAAGCAGAAGACGTGGTTGTTGCAGTATCACCAGTAGTTTTGGATGATGTCATGATTATCACACAAAAAGGGTACGCTCTGCGATTTTCCATATCAGAAGTACCGATTATCGGAGCCAAAGCAGCTGGTGTCAAAGCCATCAATCTGAAGGACGACGATCATGTAGTGGCGGCCTTTTTAAGCAATACTAACAGCATCTACATCTTGACCCAGCGTGGCAGTTTGAAACGGATGGCAACAGATGATATTCCAGTGACTAGCCGCGCAAAACGAGGCTTGCAAGTGCTGCGTGAACTCAAAAGCAAACCCCACCGTGTCTTTGCGGCGGGGCCAGTATTCTCGGATAATAGCGGAGCAGAACTCGATTTATTTGCTACTGAGGTAGAAAGCAGCAAGGAGCAACTCCTTCTTGTGACCACTACGACAGGGCAAGTGATTGAGAAAAACTTGGCTAACTTGACTCTTTCTGAGCGGACGAGCAATGGTAGTTTTATTTCTGACACCATATCAGATGAAGAAGTTTTGTTCTCTTGGACAAAATAGCAGGCAAAGATTGCTCTATGAGCAGTCTTTTTGCTAGAGTCTAGTAAACATGCAAGGAGGTTTTATGTATTTTATCAAAACATTTTTTAAACTAAAGGTCTATCTATGGGTCGTTGTGGCTGTTTTACTTGGCCTTCTGAGTATGTGGGGGTACGGCTATCTGAGCGGCTCTATGGAAAAGCAAAGCGAAGCAAAAGTCAGCACAACAATTGAATATATTGAGCAGGTAAACGAACTTGTATTTTTAAATACCTCCGTTCAAAAAATAATCACTGCCAAGAACTACACCATCTTATTTGGACAAGAGATGCCCTTCTCAGAAAAATCAGCCTTACTCATCGTTAACTATAAAGCAAAGTTTGGGATAAAAAGTCCAGTAACGATTGAGAAGACTGGAGAAAAGCGATACCGCATCACTGTTCCAAGTTTTCAGGTGATCGGCTTGGAACTAGATGCCAAAGAACCCTATATTCTCTATGATAAAAGTGGAGATATTCTCAGTTTTACAACGGAAGAAATCGATACAGGCCAATTAGTTACGGATGAATTCAAGTCGGCTGAACAAACAAGTTTTCTTACCCAATATGAAGACGACATCAAGGAATCAGCCCAAAACTATTATCATAACTTATTCAAGTCCATCTCTTCGGACCTTCAATTAGAAGTCGTCTTTGAACAATAGCAGTGGTCTTATTCACAAAATTTTCTGAATTTTTAATTGAAAATCAAGGTTAAAAATAGTAAAATAGTAAAAAATAAGTTTGGAGAATCGCTATGACTGTACAAATTGACTGGGAAAACCTAGGTTTTGCCTATATGAAACTACCTTACCGCTATATGGCCTACTACAAAAATGGGCAGTGGCAGCCAGGCAGCTTGACCGAGGATGCCACCTTGCATATCTCAGAAAGCTCGCCAGCCCTCCACTATGGTCAGCAAGCATTTGAAGGACTCAAAGCCTACCGCACCAAGGACGGCCATCTCCAGCTCTTTCGTCCAGATCAGAATGCCGAACGCCTACAACGTACCGCAGATCGCCTCCTCATGCCACAGGTGCCGACAGACCTGTTCATTCAAGCCTGTAAAGAAGTCGTTAAAGCCAATGCCGATTATGTTCCTCCTTATGGAAGTGGCGGGACCCTCTATCTTCGTCCGCTCTTGATTGGTATCGGCGATATTATCGGCGTTAAACCAGCGGATGAGTATATTTTTACTGTATTTGCTATGCCTGTGGGCAACTACTTCAAAGGTGGGCTTGCACCGACCAACTTCCTCATCCAAGACAAGTATGACCGGGCAGCTCCACATGGAACAGGAGCAGCTAAGGTGGGAGGGAATTATGCGGCCAGCCTCCTTCCAGGTCAGTTTGCTAAACAGCAAGGTTTTTCTGATGTAATCTATCTGGATCCTGCAACTCATACCAAAATTGAAGAAGTAGGATCAGCAAACTTCTTTGGAATTACGGCTGACAATGAGTTTGTTACCCCGATTAGTCCATCCATTCTACCATCCATTACCAAATATTCTCTCCTCTATTTGGCAGAGCATCGTCTGGGAATGAAGGCGGTGGAACGTGAAATCCTTGTCGAAGAACTAGATCAGTTTGTAGAAGCTGGTGCCTGCGGAACAGCAGCAGTCATCTCACCTATCGGCGGTGTTCAAATTGATGACAAACTTCATGTTTTTTACAGTGAAACAGAGGTTGGGCCCGTAACGCGTAAGCTCTATGATGAGTTGACAGGAATTCAATTCGGAGACCGTGAAGCTCCCGCTGGTTGGATTGTAACAGTTGATTAAAAGAAAAGGGCTTGCACTTGCAAGCTCTCTTCATTTCGTGTAAAATGGAGAAAGTGAGCAAAGAAAGGAAGAGAAGGTCTATTGTTCGGAAATAGATATCTGAGTATGTAGAATGAGCCTTCATCAATTTTATGAGTAAAAAAGACAAAAAGATTGAAATTCAACTAGAAGATAGCGCGGTTCTTGTGAATGGACAAGAGTTTTCAGGCTATCGTCTGGTGATTGGTAAAAAAACCATCGGTGAAATTGCAGAATTAGAAGAGAACAATTTTGCTGTTGTCAAAAACGGAAATACCGAAAGCTTTTATAAAAACCTTGAAAAAGCGGTCGGAAATGTTATCGAAAATTACAATTTGAGCAATTAAGTACTTGAAATAGTCACTATTTTATGTTAGAATAGTGGCTGTTAGTGTTGCGGAAAGATAGCGAAGAGGCTAAACGCGGCGGACTGTAAATCCGCTCCTTACGGGTTCGGGGGTTCGAATCCCTCTCTTTCCATTGAACAGGATACAAAAGACGTTAAGAAATCCGTATGAAAATAGGAAACTGACGCAGTGTGCCAAACACACAAGGAAGTTTATCTTTTTCACTAGGATTTTAGTCCGTGTTCAACTTAGATACGAGATGTGTTCTGGTTTACCAGAAATTTCTGTAGAAAATTAGCTGACTGACGCTGAGTGTTTACACTCAAGGAAGGTTATCTATTTTCCTAAGAAACTAATCACGAGTTCAATTTCTTGTGACTAGCAAAGAAATGAATTGTATCTCTTTTTTGGGGTATCGCCAAGCGGTAAGGCAAGGGACTTTGACTCCCTCACGCGTTGGTTCGAATCCAGCTACCCCAGTCAAGGTACTAGAGGAAACTCTAGTTCGTCAAAGATGTCATATTGTTGTTTGTCCTTGCGTGTGCCTTAATAAAATATATTTTATGTTGAGTCGAAAGACTTGATTGTCGGAGGTTTATTTAATGAACGAATTTGAAGATTTGTTGAACAGTGTAAGTGAAGTTACACCTGGTGATGTGGTTACTGCTGAAGTATTGACCGTTGATGCTGGTCAAGCAAACGTAGCGATTGCAGGAACTGGTGTAGAAGGTGTCTTGACTCTTCGTGAGTTGACAAACGACCGCGATGCTGACATCAACGACCTTGTTAAAGTTGGTGAAACGCTTGAGTTGCTTGTACTTCGCCAAGTAGTTGGTAAAGATACAGACACTGTTACCTATCTTGTATCTAAAAAACGTTTGGAAGCACGCAAGGCTTGGGATAAATTGGTTGGCCGTGAAGGCGAAGTAGTAAACGTTAAAGTTACTCGTGCTGTTAAGGGTGGTCTTTCAGTTGAATTTGAAGGACTTCGTGGTTTCATTCCAGCTTCAATGATCGACAGCCGTTTCACTCGTAACACTGAGCGTTTTGTAGGTCAAGAATTTGATGCAAAAATCAAAGAAGTTGACCCAGCTGAAAACCGCTTCATCTTGTCACGTCGTGAAGTTGTTGAAGAAGCAGCTGCAGCAGCGCGTGCCGAAGTATTTGGTAAGTTGGCAGTTGGTGAAGTAGTAACTGGTAAGGTTGCTCGTATCACTAGCTTTGGTGCCTTTATCGACCTCGGTGGTGTTGATGGTTTGGTTCACTTGACTGAGTTGTCACATGAGCGCAACGTTTCTCCTAAATCAGCTGTAACAGTTG from Streptococcus oriscaviae includes the following:
- a CDS encoding DUF2969 domain-containing protein, with amino-acid sequence MSKKDKKIEIQLEDSAVLVNGQEFSGYRLVIGKKTIGEIAELEENNFAVVKNGNTESFYKNLEKAVGNVIENYNLSN
- a CDS encoding DUF4230 domain-containing protein, with the translated sequence MYFIKTFFKLKVYLWVVVAVLLGLLSMWGYGYLSGSMEKQSEAKVSTTIEYIEQVNELVFLNTSVQKIITAKNYTILFGQEMPFSEKSALLIVNYKAKFGIKSPVTIEKTGEKRYRITVPSFQVIGLELDAKEPYILYDKSGDILSFTTEEIDTGQLVTDEFKSAEQTSFLTQYEDDIKESAQNYYHNLFKSISSDLQLEVVFEQ
- a CDS encoding branched-chain amino acid aminotransferase, with the protein product MTVQIDWENLGFAYMKLPYRYMAYYKNGQWQPGSLTEDATLHISESSPALHYGQQAFEGLKAYRTKDGHLQLFRPDQNAERLQRTADRLLMPQVPTDLFIQACKEVVKANADYVPPYGSGGTLYLRPLLIGIGDIIGVKPADEYIFTVFAMPVGNYFKGGLAPTNFLIQDKYDRAAPHGTGAAKVGGNYAASLLPGQFAKQQGFSDVIYLDPATHTKIEEVGSANFFGITADNEFVTPISPSILPSITKYSLLYLAEHRLGMKAVEREILVEELDQFVEAGACGTAAVISPIGGVQIDDKLHVFYSETEVGPVTRKLYDELTGIQFGDREAPAGWIVTVD
- the rpsA gene encoding 30S ribosomal protein S1 — its product is MNEFEDLLNSVSEVTPGDVVTAEVLTVDAGQANVAIAGTGVEGVLTLRELTNDRDADINDLVKVGETLELLVLRQVVGKDTDTVTYLVSKKRLEARKAWDKLVGREGEVVNVKVTRAVKGGLSVEFEGLRGFIPASMIDSRFTRNTERFVGQEFDAKIKEVDPAENRFILSRREVVEEAAAAARAEVFGKLAVGEVVTGKVARITSFGAFIDLGGVDGLVHLTELSHERNVSPKSAVTVGEEVEVKVLAIDEEEGRVSLSLKATQPGPWDGVEQKLAAGDVIEGKVKRLTDFGAFVEVLPGIDGLVHISQISHKRVENPKDALSVGQDVTVKVLEVNAADERVSLSIKALEERPAPAEGEEKAEKRAPRPRRQKREEKRDYELPETQSGFSMADLFGDIEL
- the parC gene encoding DNA topoisomerase IV subunit A — encoded protein: MSNIQNMSLEDIMGERFGRYSKYIIQERALPDIRDGLKPVQRRILYSMNKDGNTFDKGYRKSAKSVGNIMGNFHPHGDSSIYDAMVRMSQDWKNREILVEMHGNNGSIDDDPPAAMRYTEARLSEIAGFLLQDIEKKTVPFAWNFDDTEKEPTVLPAAFPNLLVNGATGISAGYATDIPSHNLAEVIDAVVYMIDHPSAKLEKLMEFLPGPDFPTGGIIQGADEIKKAYETGKGRVVVRSRCEIEKLKAGREQILVTEIPFGVKKSELVASMDKIRVANSVPGIAEVRDESDRTGLRIAIELKKDADSQTILNYLLKYTDLQINYNFNMVAIDHFTPRQVGLQKILSSYIAHRREIIIARSKFDKAKAEKRLHIVEGLIRVISILDEIIALIRASDNKADAKENLKVSYDFSEEQAEAIVTLQLYRLTNTDIVTLENEEAALREQIQTLAAIIGDERTMFNLMKKELRDIKKQFATPRLSELQDQAETIEINTASLIVEEETFVSVTKAGYIKRTSPRSFNASTVEEMGKRDDDLLVFLAPAKTTQHLLLFTNLGNVIYRPVHELTDIRWKDIGEHLSQSLTNFETNEEIIYAELVDNFDQGTYFAATKLGQIKRVERKEFTPWRTYKSKSTRYAKLKEAEDVVVAVSPVVLDDVMIITQKGYALRFSISEVPIIGAKAAGVKAINLKDDDHVVAAFLSNTNSIYILTQRGSLKRMATDDIPVTSRAKRGLQVLRELKSKPHRVFAAGPVFSDNSGAELDLFATEVESSKEQLLLVTTTTGQVIEKNLANLTLSERTSNGSFISDTISDEEVLFSWTK